The genome window GTGGCGACACTCCCCTGATATTCCCGTTACCTGTTCAAAAGCTGATACGGAGGTGATATGCAAACGCGAAAGCTTGGAAATACCAATATTGACGTCAGCCTGATCTGCCTGGGCACGATGACCTGGGGTGAGCAAAACACCGAACAGGAAGCCTTTGAACAACTGGATTATGCGACCTCTGAAGGTGTGAACTTTATCGATGCGGCAGAGATGTATCCGGTGCCGCCGAAGGCCGAAACCCAGGGGCTTACCGAGACTTACCTTGGTAACTGGCTGGCTCGCCGCGGCCAGCGGGATGATCTGGTTATTGCCTCCAAGGTGGCAGGGCCGGGAAGTGGCCTCCGCTATCTCCGCAATGGCCCCCGACTGACTCGGGAGCATATTCGCGAGGCCTGTGATGCCAGTCTCAAGAGACTCCAGACTGACTATATCGACCTTTATCAGGTTCACTGGCCGGACCGCAGCGCCAATTTTTTTGGCAAGCTTGCTTATCAGCACAATCCGGATGAGACATTTACGCCTATCGAGGAAACCCTCGGTGCGCTGAGTGAACTGGTAAAGGAAGGCAAGATCCGGCACATCGGCCTTTCCAACGAGACCCCTTGGGGGGCTATGGAATATCTGCGCCTGGCGCGCGAAAAGGACTGGCCCCGCATGGTCAGTATCCAGAACCCATATAACCTTCTGAACCGCTCGTTCGAAGTGGGGATGGCTGAAATTGCACACCGGGAGCAAGCTGGCCTGCTCGCTTATTCGCCGCTTGCCTTTGGTATGCTTTCCGGTAAATACCTGGGTGGAAAATGGCCTGAGAAGAGCCGGCTGACCCTTTACGAGCGGTTCAGTCGCTACACCAGTGAGCGGGCTGTTGATGCCACCGGAGCTTATGTCGAACTGGCCCGCAAGCACGAGCTTTCTCCGGTGCAGATGGCGCTGGCATACGTAAACAGCCGAAGCTTCGTAACCAGCAACATCATCGGGGCAACAACCATGGATCAGTTGCGCGAAAATATGGGGTCAGCGGATCTGACTCTGAGTCCTGAAATCCTGGAGGCTATTGAAGCTATCCATGAGGAATTTACCTATCCCTGTCCCTGAGGTTTGACGCCTTGCTCCGTCAGGGAGGAATCCCGCTGGCCGCAATGGCCGGCGGCGCTTTGTTGAGTGCCGGCTTACAAAGTGAAACATCCGGGATTATTTTTTGACAAAAAATGGGCAGTCCGACGACAAAAAAACGGCGCATATGTGTGCAGAGTCACATTTTTTCTCGCTTCAACTATTAGACTTTAGCCATAGGTAATGTAAAATTCGATTCCGGTTGAAGGGTCTCTGAAGTGTCATGATTATTCGCATCTTTGTCGCATTGCTCGCTCTCAATATGGTTGCTTTCGTTGTACGCGCCGAAGCCGCCGAGCGCGTATTTTCTGGCATGGGTGACACCATTACCACGGAAGATCTTTATGAATTGCAGGAGCGTATGTCAGGTGACTTCGACCAGGACAGCTCTGATGCTTTCAGCGCCATTGGTTCGCGTCTTTTGACTCTCACATTCTCCCGTTCAA of Marinobacter sediminum contains these proteins:
- a CDS encoding NADP(H)-dependent aldo-keto reductase, with protein sequence MQTRKLGNTNIDVSLICLGTMTWGEQNTEQEAFEQLDYATSEGVNFIDAAEMYPVPPKAETQGLTETYLGNWLARRGQRDDLVIASKVAGPGSGLRYLRNGPRLTREHIREACDASLKRLQTDYIDLYQVHWPDRSANFFGKLAYQHNPDETFTPIEETLGALSELVKEGKIRHIGLSNETPWGAMEYLRLAREKDWPRMVSIQNPYNLLNRSFEVGMAEIAHREQAGLLAYSPLAFGMLSGKYLGGKWPEKSRLTLYERFSRYTSERAVDATGAYVELARKHELSPVQMALAYVNSRSFVTSNIIGATTMDQLRENMGSADLTLSPEILEAIEAIHEEFTYPCP